ATGACACAATAAGGCTCTCGTGGCAGATGAGGTTTAGTCCTGCAGCAGGCTGGTAGGTGGGAAAGAAGCCCTTTCTTCAAGTCTTTGTTAAGGAAGAAACAGACAATAGGGTTGACACCGGCTTGGGCGAAACTCATCCACACGGTGGTGGAGAGGTACCGGTGTGGTATTGTGCAAGCCTTGACAAACACCCTCCAATAGCAAGCCACTATGTAGGGAGACCAGAGCACCAGGAACAGCAGGGTGATCACGTAGAACATCCTGCCAAGCTGCTTCTCCACTTTGAACTCCTCCATGCCCAACAGGCGCCGGTTCTGGTTGTGCAAGTTCTGCCGGATTCCCAGCAGGGTGGGTGGCATCGGACCCCTGCCGAAGCCCGCAATCCAGTTGGCTGCTGCTTGGCCAGTAGCCCCCGGCCCGTGGAAGGTCCAGTTCTGACTGATGGCCGGCACCATCTGGACTGGCTTCATCTTGCGGTGCTTGTACTCAAAGAGGATTAACTTCATGTAGACAACATGTGTGGCTAGAATGAGCACAGCCAGCATTAGCATGAAGCCTAGCGTGTCGTTAGCCTTGAAGTAGCGATGCTCAAAGATGCACTGGTCCTCCTCGCGAATGAATTTGTAAGTGCCCACATCAAAAACAGGCGGGAAAGCCATCGCCACAGACAGCGTCCACACCATGCACACCACAGCCACGCATGTCCAGAATGTCATGCGCTTTGAGTAAAAGCGGTGGTGTGCAATTGCCATGTAGCGTGTAACACTGATGCAGAACAGCATGAAGGCGGCATGGAAGCAGAAGAGCACCGCCATGAAGGCCACCACCTTGCAGCTCAGCACGCTGTAGGTCCAGGCTGAGCCGTTCTTTATAGACACCAGCACAAAGGGGAAGCAGATGGCTGAGCGAATGGTGTCTGCCAGACACAGGTCCAACAGGAAGTAATAAGGTGCCTTGTGCAGGGCCTGGTCCCGCAGTACCAGCAGAGACACCACCAGGTTGCCTACCAGACTGATGCAGATGATCAGCCCCAGTAGCACCAGTTTGATGTAGgtagagagagcagaggagggacTCTCTGCTACCATACCTCCTGTGGTAGCCACCACTGCTGCCATGGGTCCTGCAGGCCCCTCGCTGCTCTCGTTTCCATTCGCCATCCCGATTGCCCCCCCACCCATATAGCACCTTTCCTTCAGACACCAAAGCCACCACTCCTCCACCGCCTCCTCCGTCTGCTAGTCGTTCCTTCGTCCTCGTGGTGGCTTCCCACCTGCAGTTCACAAGGAACAGGAACACCTCAATCCACATTGCCCCATTGTATGTCGGCTCATGTCCTGGTCCTCTCCAAGAGCCTGAAAAAAACtgtgaagaagagagagaattaGGAGTTTGGACAGGTCTGTGGAGTCCACACATAGTAAATAGTACATGTGATGTTACACTGAATTATTAACGATTAAATCCATCTGCTAATCATAAACTGTCAGGAAGGCCATCTCAGCCTCTTGCATTACTCATGTTAGGAATTATGTAAGATCAtctggtaaccatggcaacacctATGGGCATATGTGAGTGGAGGGAGTTTTCCTGACACATTGGACAGTGAAAAGTAGTTTAAacagttgtgttgttgtgtattttaGTTCCTCATTCAAATGCAACTGAAATGGGTGAAATGTAGCAACCAAACAGTAACTGTCCGCCTGTAATAttacagcacaaaacattttcacccTTTATGTCTGTAGTGAGTCAGTATGAATATGTACAAGAACTAAAAGGCAGCAACGGgtgattttcttctttcttttaggGATGCCTCTATTTTACAAATCAGCAATTATCTTTGGATATGATAAACAAGTCAAATAACAGTATCTTAACTCATTACTACACTGATGTGGGccaaatatatacacaacaaTCAATAATTAACATTATACAGAggaaatattttgaaataaaggCCAGTAATCACTTGAAACAGGTTACTTGCCCATGTAGTGTAACCCAGCTATTGATCATCATCTGGTAAAGGTCTCAAGGTTTTAAGGCTAATCTGTTTACATGAACCTCTAATACTCCACACAGTCACAAATAAAGAAGTTAAAGCAGGAGGAATAAAACCAGCCAAGAGGAAGACGAAAGAAAACCAAACTAATGCCAATCAAAGTAATGATGGATAAAACATGAATTATAATAGTCATAAAAAGCCGGTGAaccagtaaagaaaaaaaaactgggtcCATCAactaaaactctttaaaaacacCAAGTTACTAAGATtatcaataaacacatttcagtcaTCTTATACATACAGAGAATCTCAGTTTTTGATTTAGAGTAAATTTGCAAAATGttctaaaaacatgtttcactttgtcattatggCTAATTGAGAACAGATTGAtctaaacacaataaaatatgcaAGAAGTGAAGGGATCTGAATCCTCTGTGAAGGTGTAaccagcagagagagcagacCGTGTCTGAAGCACTACAGCCTTCATCACTGTGGTGTTTTATCTCCACAGGAACACGAGACCAAACACTGAGTAAGGACGTCAAAAGAGTTCAGTCTTTTTGTGCGTTTTTGTTGTCTCAACACAATGAATTGTACAAATGGGGATAACAACTAACAGTTACAGTTTTAACAGTGTTGGACTCAGTTGTACACACAGAAAGTGATGGACATGGTGGTTATTTGGTACATCTCTGCTTTCTTTGCTGATCCTTCTATGACGACTCAAAATGTCAGCACTCAACTGCTTTTGCTACTACTGCACAACATTTAGAGTCTCAACAGCATGTTTTTTCATTCCAGTTGTTGACAGCTGCATTAAAGGacatgttcacagtttttcaagtctgtcttaaaaccaacagtcaggagcccaaatgaacattgaaatctgtttttcttgctgtaatcattcctcctgttcatactgaccattagaagatcccttcataatgaccttacaatggaagtgatggaggacaaaatgggaaaatactttttgggccgcagggcTGCAATATAGTGTGTGACCactaggggaaaaaaaaaatacactcatgattttggcccccatctcTTACACTGTAAGTGgtttatgaagggat
This window of the Thunnus albacares chromosome 5, fThuAlb1.1, whole genome shotgun sequence genome carries:
- the gpr173 gene encoding probable G-protein coupled receptor 173; translation: MGGGAIGMANGNESSEGPAGPMAAVVATTGGMVAESPSSALSTYIKLVLLGLIICISLVGNLVVSLLVLRDQALHKAPYYFLLDLCLADTIRSAICFPFVLVSIKNGSAWTYSVLSCKVVAFMAVLFCFHAAFMLFCISVTRYMAIAHHRFYSKRMTFWTCVAVVCMVWTLSVAMAFPPVFDVGTYKFIREEDQCIFEHRYFKANDTLGFMLMLAVLILATHVVYMKLILFEYKHRKMKPVQMVPAISQNWTFHGPGATGQAAANWIAGFGRGPMPPTLLGIRQNLHNQNRRLLGMEEFKVEKQLGRMFYVITLLFLVLWSPYIVACYWRVFVKACTIPHRYLSTTVWMSFAQAGVNPIVCFFLNKDLKKGLLSHLPACCRTKPHLPREPYCVM